A genome region from Akkermansiaceae bacterium includes the following:
- a CDS encoding 1-acyl-sn-glycerol-3-phosphate acyltransferase: protein MNGWEFQPARDRDLHGIERHRSLQREHGLAASVTRLFWWATLRVIFRVWNRLRVTGRENLPASPPFVLIANHTSHLDAPLLASLLPAKWRDQVSPIAASDTFFEKRPTAAFAAWFLNALAIRRRGTGAHDLDQMRERLEKENAVFIIFPEGTRSRTGELQTFKSGIGRLVAQSKIPVVPCRLEGCFRAWPPGGHFVKPACLSIRIGKPLTFEDCTDDRAGWNTVAERLHKEVGELFRRGKSEFES, encoded by the coding sequence ATGAACGGATGGGAATTCCAACCGGCCCGCGACCGCGATCTGCATGGCATCGAACGCCACCGCAGCCTCCAGCGTGAGCATGGGCTGGCTGCCAGCGTCACCCGGCTGTTCTGGTGGGCAACACTCCGGGTCATTTTCCGGGTCTGGAACCGCCTCCGAGTGACCGGGCGCGAGAATCTGCCCGCCAGCCCCCCCTTTGTCCTCATCGCCAACCACACCAGCCACCTCGACGCCCCTCTCCTCGCATCGCTGCTGCCGGCAAAATGGCGCGACCAGGTCTCGCCTATCGCCGCAAGCGACACGTTTTTCGAGAAGCGGCCGACCGCCGCATTCGCCGCTTGGTTCCTCAACGCCCTCGCCATACGCCGCCGTGGAACAGGCGCCCACGACCTGGACCAGATGCGGGAGCGGCTGGAGAAGGAGAATGCGGTGTTCATCATTTTTCCGGAGGGCACCCGCAGCCGCACCGGGGAGCTGCAAACATTCAAAAGCGGCATAGGCCGCCTTGTCGCGCAAAGCAAAATCCCCGTGGTGCCCTGCCGGCTCGAAGGCTGTTTCCGCGCCTGGCCGCCCGGAGGGCATTTCGTCAAGCCGGCCTGCCTGAGCATCAGGATCGGAAAGCCTCTCACGTTCGAGGACTGTACGGACGACCGTGCCGGCTGGAATACCGTTGCCGAGCGCCTGCACAAAGAGGTCGGGGAACTATTCCGCCGAGGAAAAAGCGAATTCGAATCATAG
- a CDS encoding YHS domain-containing protein — MKAELSAICMAFIVVSCAGDTTPAQGVTAAQAKVAEAKKPKAAPKPKPYPLKTCLVSGEGLDEMDERVSTVYEGQTFEFCCKPCLVKFKKDPEKYAGKLAETKTR, encoded by the coding sequence ATGAAAGCCGAACTTAGCGCCATCTGCATGGCATTCATCGTCGTATCCTGTGCCGGGGACACCACCCCGGCGCAGGGCGTGACCGCAGCCCAAGCCAAAGTTGCGGAAGCGAAGAAACCCAAGGCCGCGCCAAAGCCGAAACCCTATCCCCTGAAGACCTGCCTTGTATCCGGCGAGGGCTTGGATGAAATGGACGAGCGGGTCAGCACGGTTTACGAAGGGCAGACCTTCGAATTCTGCTGCAAGCCGTGCCTCGTGAAGTTCAAAAAGGATCCCGAAAAATACGCGGGGAAACTCGCAGAAACAAAAACCAGATAA
- a CDS encoding response regulator transcription factor — MKTNPMKKQPVAAPSITFRVALVEDQPDTRESWSRLISSLPDFTCVSACISAEEALRVIPEVKPDLILMDVFLPRMSGIECTAKLKAMNPDIPIVMLTASDEDEILFLALESGADGYLLKRTKPADLRAAMLDVLSGGAPMSSEIARHVVASFRKRGGGVDPSVSLSSREEETLVLLTKGYSNKEIADQLGLGVETVRSHLKSIYTKMHVRSRAEAVAHYMSRRPG; from the coding sequence ATGAAAACAAATCCGATGAAAAAACAACCGGTAGCAGCACCATCCATAACGTTCCGTGTTGCCCTGGTGGAGGATCAGCCAGACACACGCGAAAGCTGGAGCCGGCTGATTTCCTCGTTGCCTGACTTCACCTGCGTATCCGCCTGCATCTCGGCGGAGGAGGCGCTGCGAGTCATCCCGGAGGTGAAGCCCGACCTCATCCTGATGGACGTGTTTCTCCCGCGCATGTCGGGCATCGAATGCACCGCCAAGCTCAAGGCGATGAATCCCGACATCCCCATCGTCATGCTAACCGCATCCGATGAGGATGAAATCCTCTTCCTCGCGCTGGAGTCCGGCGCGGACGGCTATCTCCTGAAACGCACCAAGCCCGCGGATCTGCGCGCGGCGATGCTGGATGTCCTCAGCGGCGGCGCGCCGATGAGCAGCGAGATCGCGCGGCACGTCGTGGCCTCGTTCCGCAAGCGCGGCGGCGGTGTGGATCCGTCCGTCTCGCTTTCTTCGCGGGAGGAGGAAACACTCGTGCTGCTTACGAAAGGATACTCGAACAAGGAGATCGCGGATCAGCTAGGGCTCGGGGTGGAGACGGTGAGAAGCCACCTCAAGAGCATCTACACGAAAATGCACGTCCGCTCCCGGGCGGAAGCCGTGGCGCATTACATGTCCAGGCGGCCGGGCTGA
- a CDS encoding autotransporter-associated beta strand repeat-containing protein, translating to MKPRRIFSAARLSLPFASALVALFAAPSGMAAVRYWDPSSGGTFGSVTGTDTWATSTNLIWTASNTGNTTRLANYTTTTADDLNFGGPTASLGAGTVPVGTVSAGTISFNTLSGNMLLSGGTITMKAAATITTVNASQAHTISSEITGAATSLTKAGDGRLILSGVNTYIGRTFINAGTLTLGNTNTLGTIPGTNGSIGITMAAGTNLQSGSATGSNNIIAAPITLSGAGDTTLSVGTGAGSTTTTFTLDGAIGGTTGNLVFSTGTGSFSNRSSVFVLNAASNYTGNTLITTGNGGNNPVFVRNGVVNALPSTTVLTLDGGNGGGTGRTIQYDLNGFDQTLAGLTNNTAVTLRNQRVTNTSATAAVLTLDGNGNSTYGGTFSGTTTTRAQIVGNLSLVKTGAGTFTLTDAHTYTGSTTITGGILAPELAASLPGYTTSGKVIFNGGRLNIASGDGTTTGWSDAQVATLLSNATKTSGTLGINTANGDVIETAFDFGGLSLVKTGANTLTLNQAHTLGGTTIANNGGTVKITDAAALGAGNVTIQTNGTNTGTLELALTGTNTISNTFSGFNSATTLAGGGNAQIVNTSGTNTISSDLTIANTGGNGLNVVSDGGLLTLSGTITHTIASIRSFSIGGSGDGEVSGAILNNATGNVSLAVNKTGAGTWTISNASNSYTGNTNVAQGTLIVDGNISTSVTTVASGATIAGSGTVGALSVQSGGFIAPGNSPGILNSGNYTQAGTYNAEITGLTAGPLGHDQIIVTGTVDISNGSLATLFSGTYAANDLIFLLLNDDTDAITGTYTGLAQGDVASTYGGFNWQISYVADSVGSSFTGGNDIALMAVVIPEPSAALLGGLGALLLLRRRRS from the coding sequence ATGAAACCTCGTCGCATTTTCTCCGCCGCCCGCCTCTCCCTGCCATTCGCCTCCGCGCTCGTTGCGCTGTTCGCCGCGCCGTCGGGAATGGCGGCGGTTCGCTATTGGGATCCCAGTAGCGGTGGCACCTTCGGAAGCGTCACTGGCACCGACACCTGGGCAACATCTACCAATCTCATCTGGACGGCCAGCAATACAGGGAACACCACCCGGTTGGCGAACTACACCACGACAACTGCCGACGACCTCAACTTCGGCGGCCCCACTGCGTCGCTTGGAGCCGGAACGGTTCCCGTTGGCACCGTGAGTGCGGGCACAATCAGTTTCAATACGCTCTCGGGCAACATGCTGCTCTCCGGCGGCACCATCACCATGAAAGCCGCGGCGACCATCACCACGGTCAACGCGTCCCAAGCCCACACCATTTCTTCCGAGATCACAGGAGCGGCCACCAGCCTCACCAAGGCCGGCGACGGCAGGTTGATCCTTTCCGGTGTCAACACCTACATCGGCCGGACCTTCATCAACGCCGGAACCCTAACCTTGGGGAACACGAATACATTGGGAACGATCCCAGGCACGAACGGCAGCATCGGAATCACGATGGCTGCAGGGACAAACCTACAGTCTGGCAGCGCCACAGGATCCAACAACATCATCGCCGCCCCAATCACCCTGAGCGGGGCTGGGGATACAACCTTGTCAGTTGGAACCGGTGCAGGCAGCACCACGACCACATTCACACTAGACGGTGCCATCGGAGGCACGACAGGGAATCTGGTATTTAGCACCGGAACCGGCTCTTTTAGCAACAGATCCTCGGTCTTCGTTCTGAATGCAGCCAGCAACTACACCGGCAACACCCTCATCACGACTGGAAACGGGGGCAACAACCCAGTGTTCGTCAGAAATGGGGTTGTCAACGCCTTGCCGTCCACCACGGTGCTGACCTTGGACGGCGGCAACGGCGGCGGCACCGGTCGGACGATCCAGTATGACCTGAACGGATTTGACCAGACGCTCGCCGGTTTGACAAACAACACGGCAGTTACCCTGCGCAACCAGAGGGTGACCAACACTTCGGCCACCGCTGCGGTTCTGACATTGGACGGCAATGGCAACTCCACCTATGGTGGAACCTTCTCTGGGACGACCACTACAAGAGCCCAGATTGTTGGAAATCTCTCGTTGGTCAAAACGGGTGCTGGCACCTTCACCCTTACCGATGCCCATACCTACACTGGCAGCACCACGATCACCGGCGGCATACTCGCACCTGAGCTGGCTGCCAGCCTTCCGGGATACACCACTTCCGGGAAGGTGATCTTCAACGGCGGCAGGCTGAACATCGCCTCGGGCGACGGAACCACGACCGGTTGGTCGGATGCCCAGGTGGCCACCCTGCTCTCCAATGCAACCAAGACTTCCGGAACCTTGGGCATCAACACCGCCAATGGCGATGTCATCGAGACGGCCTTTGATTTTGGCGGCCTCAGTTTGGTGAAGACCGGTGCCAACACCCTGACCCTCAACCAAGCCCACACCCTGGGTGGAACAACAATCGCCAACAACGGCGGAACCGTGAAAATCACCGATGCCGCCGCCCTCGGAGCGGGCAATGTCACGATCCAGACGAACGGTACAAACACCGGCACCCTGGAACTCGCGCTCACCGGCACGAACACCATCAGCAACACCTTCAGCGGGTTCAACTCGGCCACTACATTGGCGGGCGGAGGAAACGCGCAGATCGTGAACACATCGGGAACCAACACGATCTCCAGCGACCTGACCATCGCCAACACCGGCGGGAACGGCCTGAACGTTGTATCCGACGGCGGGCTGCTCACGCTGTCCGGCACGATCACCCATACGATCGCCAGCATACGCAGCTTCTCCATTGGGGGAAGCGGGGATGGAGAGGTCAGCGGAGCGATCCTGAACAACGCCACCGGCAATGTGTCCTTGGCGGTCAACAAGACCGGTGCCGGAACCTGGACCATTTCCAACGCCTCCAACAGTTATACGGGCAACACCAACGTCGCTCAAGGCACCCTGATCGTAGACGGCAACATCTCCACCAGTGTTACCACAGTGGCCTCCGGCGCAACGATTGCAGGCTCCGGAACAGTCGGCGCACTCTCAGTCCAGAGCGGCGGCTTCATCGCTCCCGGCAACAGCCCGGGCATCCTGAACTCTGGAAACTACACCCAGGCGGGTACCTATAATGCGGAGATCACCGGACTTACTGCCGGCCCCCTCGGGCATGATCAAATCATCGTAACCGGCACCGTGGACATCAGCAACGGCAGCCTTGCGACCCTGTTCAGCGGCACCTACGCGGCCAACGACCTGATCTTCCTCCTGCTCAACGACGACACGGATGCCATCACCGGCACCTACACCGGATTGGCGCAAGGGGATGTGGCCAGCACCTACGGCGGCTTCAACTGGCAGATCAGCTATGTGGCGGACTCCGTCGGGAGTTCCTTCACCGGTGGCAATGACATCGCGCTGATGGCGGTAGTCATCCCCGAGCCATCCGCCGCCCTCCTCGGCGGTCTCGGTGCACTGCTCCTGCTGCGCCGCCGCAGATCCTAA
- a CDS encoding multicopper oxidase domain-containing protein, with the protein MKTIFHLLLTAAALHAGVVEYELEVAEKPWAPEGLKPVKALTINGGIPGPTLRFRVGDTARITVKNRLQNEETSTHWHGLLVPNAQDGVPYLTTPPIKAGTDHVFEFPLKHPGTYWYHSHTGLQEQRGVYGSIVVEPRGGEAIHADAEHVLVISDWTRENPNEVMRTLMRGSDWYSIRKGNAQSISGAMKAGALADYFQRERSRMAPMDVSDVAYDAFLINGRRQVELGGKPGQKIRLRVINAGASSYFYLSSSTGPLTIVAADGPAVEPVKSDRLLIGIAETYDLIVTIPKSGKWEFRATSQDGSGHASAFLGNGELHPAQDPPKPDLYRMDDMLTGALSAMDMDSMSDAMDEPRPPAPYAKLRSPAATTISPSAPRRTLELRLTGNMERYVWSINGKTAREDGVIKVSRGEVLRLEFVNDTMMHHPMHLHGHFFRVIDGKDDSHAPLKHTIDVPPMGRRTIEFLADEHGDWLFHCHLLYHMHTGMSRVFSYDDQGEDHTPDLGEMAEDPIYFMADGNIQSHMSMGMLTLMNARNDFTASWDVGIHHDHMGGHDYDYEADFAWKRYIDPNFRTLLGYRLTNDPDAEDRFIGGIEYRLPYMVWTGLTIDSEGDARITAMKDFQLTPRLSLMTNLEYDTGSQFRWSTGLSYTLTKRLSLITEYDSDHGFGGGIGFRF; encoded by the coding sequence GTGAAAACCATTTTCCATCTTCTCCTAACTGCGGCCGCGCTCCACGCCGGGGTCGTTGAATACGAACTCGAAGTCGCCGAGAAACCTTGGGCGCCCGAGGGTCTCAAGCCCGTCAAAGCCCTCACCATCAACGGCGGGATCCCGGGGCCGACCCTCCGTTTCCGCGTCGGCGACACGGCGCGGATCACTGTGAAAAACAGGCTCCAAAATGAAGAGACGTCCACTCACTGGCACGGCCTCCTGGTGCCGAATGCGCAGGACGGGGTGCCTTACCTCACCACGCCTCCGATCAAGGCCGGCACCGATCACGTCTTCGAATTTCCCCTGAAACACCCCGGCACCTACTGGTATCACAGCCACACCGGGCTTCAGGAGCAGCGCGGTGTCTACGGCTCGATTGTCGTTGAACCACGGGGCGGAGAGGCCATCCATGCCGACGCCGAGCACGTGCTCGTGATCTCCGATTGGACGCGCGAAAACCCGAACGAGGTCATGCGCACCCTGATGAGGGGAAGCGACTGGTATTCCATCCGCAAAGGCAACGCCCAGTCGATCTCGGGCGCGATGAAAGCCGGGGCGCTCGCCGACTACTTCCAGCGTGAGCGCAGCCGCATGGCGCCCATGGATGTCTCCGATGTCGCCTATGACGCCTTCCTCATCAACGGCCGGAGACAGGTCGAACTCGGAGGAAAGCCCGGCCAGAAAATCCGCTTGCGGGTGATCAATGCAGGTGCCTCCAGCTACTTTTACCTCAGCTCCTCGACCGGCCCGCTGACCATTGTTGCGGCGGACGGCCCGGCGGTCGAGCCGGTGAAATCGGATCGTCTGCTGATCGGCATTGCGGAAACATACGACCTGATCGTCACCATTCCGAAAAGCGGGAAATGGGAGTTCCGCGCCACCTCGCAGGACGGGTCGGGACATGCCTCGGCCTTCCTGGGAAACGGTGAACTCCACCCGGCGCAGGATCCGCCGAAGCCCGATCTCTACCGGATGGATGACATGCTCACCGGTGCGCTCAGCGCGATGGATATGGACAGCATGTCGGACGCGATGGACGAACCCCGTCCGCCCGCACCGTATGCGAAACTCCGCTCACCCGCCGCCACGACCATTTCACCATCCGCACCCCGCCGCACCCTTGAGCTCCGGCTCACCGGGAACATGGAGCGCTATGTCTGGTCCATCAACGGCAAGACCGCCCGCGAGGACGGCGTGATCAAGGTCTCGCGCGGCGAAGTCCTGCGCCTCGAGTTTGTCAACGACACGATGATGCACCACCCCATGCACCTCCACGGCCATTTCTTCCGGGTCATCGATGGCAAGGACGACAGCCACGCCCCGCTGAAACACACCATAGATGTCCCGCCCATGGGCCGCCGCACCATCGAGTTCCTCGCGGATGAGCACGGCGACTGGCTGTTCCACTGCCACCTGCTCTACCACATGCACACCGGGATGTCCCGGGTGTTCAGCTACGACGACCAGGGCGAGGATCACACCCCCGATCTCGGCGAGATGGCGGAGGATCCGATCTATTTCATGGCCGACGGGAACATCCAGAGCCACATGAGCATGGGGATGCTCACGCTGATGAACGCTCGCAACGATTTCACCGCAAGCTGGGACGTCGGCATCCATCACGATCATATGGGAGGGCATGATTACGACTACGAGGCGGACTTCGCATGGAAACGATACATCGATCCGAACTTCCGCACCCTGCTCGGCTACCGACTGACCAATGATCCCGATGCGGAAGACCGGTTCATCGGCGGCATCGAATACAGGCTGCCCTACATGGTGTGGACGGGACTGACCATCGACAGCGAAGGCGATGCACGGATCACCGCCATGAAGGATTTCCAACTCACCCCGCGCCTCTCGCTGATGACCAACCTCGAATACGACACGGGCTCGCAATTCCGATGGAGCACGGGGCTCAGCTACACGCTCACCAAAAGGCTCTCGCTCATCACGGAATACGATTCCGACCACGGCTTCGGCGGAGGCATTGGCTTCCGCTTCTAA
- a CDS encoding alpha/beta hydrolase, producing the protein MGFEPISPCRNLSFLPVFHAGMKKAFLPVVLLAGLCVSLGAQQTSENNARLQQALVKFPDADANKDGVLTLEEAKTFKARMGSGKEAPGAEEGKADAGGRVVPYKTVGKKKLSLHIYEPEGHKSSDKLPAVVFFHGGGWRKGSPSAFSKQCTHLARRGMVAISVEYRLTTQPGVTIEDCVEDAKSAMRWVRGHAEELGIDPDRIASGGGSAGGHLGACVQLVNTVDADTDDKSVSAKPDAMILFNPAMALAPDPRMEKDGDASKERGSRLAESLRGEPSAISPLTFAKTRQPPCIMFFGTADFLLKPAEWFRDDSVGAGNSCRIVTYKDQGHSFFNREPYTSKTLAEVDKFLTDLGWLKAQ; encoded by the coding sequence ATGGGATTCGAGCCAATTTCCCCCTGCCGCAACCTTTCCTTTCTCCCGGTGTTCCATGCTGGGATGAAAAAGGCCTTCCTACCTGTCGTTCTGCTCGCCGGGCTTTGCGTTTCCCTTGGTGCGCAGCAGACTTCGGAAAACAACGCGCGCTTGCAGCAGGCCTTGGTGAAATTCCCCGATGCCGATGCCAACAAGGACGGCGTGCTAACCCTTGAGGAGGCGAAGACGTTCAAGGCGAGGATGGGATCCGGGAAGGAAGCTCCGGGAGCTGAGGAAGGGAAGGCCGACGCAGGCGGCAGGGTTGTCCCCTACAAGACCGTGGGAAAAAAGAAGCTCTCCCTGCACATCTACGAACCCGAGGGGCACAAGTCCTCCGACAAGCTTCCTGCCGTCGTCTTCTTCCACGGCGGCGGCTGGAGGAAAGGGAGTCCCTCCGCGTTCTCGAAGCAGTGCACACACCTCGCGAGGCGCGGCATGGTCGCCATCAGCGTCGAATACCGGCTGACCACGCAGCCCGGCGTGACGATCGAGGACTGCGTGGAGGATGCGAAATCCGCCATGCGCTGGGTGCGCGGCCATGCGGAGGAGCTTGGCATCGATCCTGACCGCATCGCCTCCGGAGGAGGCTCGGCGGGCGGCCACCTCGGCGCCTGCGTGCAGCTCGTGAACACCGTCGATGCGGATACGGACGACAAGTCCGTGAGCGCCAAGCCTGATGCCATGATTCTCTTCAACCCCGCCATGGCGCTTGCCCCGGACCCGCGCATGGAAAAGGACGGCGATGCCTCCAAGGAACGCGGATCCCGGCTTGCGGAAAGCCTCCGGGGTGAGCCGTCCGCGATATCGCCGCTCACCTTCGCGAAGACCAGGCAACCGCCCTGCATCATGTTCTTCGGCACCGCCGATTTCCTGCTCAAGCCTGCCGAATGGTTCCGCGATGATTCCGTCGGGGCGGGGAACAGCTGCAGGATCGTCACCTACAAGGATCAGGGGCACAGCTTCTTCAACCGCGAGCCATACACATCGAAGACCCTTGCGGAGGTGGACAAGTTCCTCACGGATCTCGGCTGGCTGAAGGCGCAGTGA
- a CDS encoding PEP-CTERM sorting domain-containing protein translates to MKTKKSYRTLLLLGTAAVSIFGTMQGFSASYVLVSGGSLSTGAGWQNTATLTTGTVPTSGDTGSIAVDGVFTPATWNTGGASIIQTAGNIVGSGNANFNFVTGTYTMNGGSFSARGILANNSIINLFGGVFTIGNGTSGSGWGAANNGTLNIGGSAVINNSRSTLAGYNSTSGTINFAADWTGSFQNTTANAAAWKTELTTGNYELAGTPITSALFDANFQVTGDTLSLVPEPTSAALLGLGGFALILRRRK, encoded by the coding sequence ATGAAAACGAAAAAATCATACAGAACTCTTCTCCTCCTGGGCACCGCAGCGGTTTCCATCTTCGGCACCATGCAGGGCTTTTCCGCATCCTACGTATTGGTGTCGGGCGGATCCTTAAGTACAGGTGCTGGCTGGCAGAACACTGCGACCCTTACGACGGGAACAGTTCCAACCAGTGGAGATACTGGCTCAATTGCCGTGGACGGAGTTTTCACCCCAGCTACTTGGAATACCGGTGGCGCTTCTATTATCCAGACTGCCGGAAACATCGTTGGTTCTGGAAATGCCAATTTCAATTTCGTCACTGGAACTTACACCATGAACGGCGGTTCCTTCTCCGCGCGCGGCATCCTTGCCAACAACTCCATCATCAATCTATTCGGCGGAGTTTTCACTATCGGAAATGGCACCTCCGGCAGCGGTTGGGGCGCAGCGAACAATGGAACGCTTAACATTGGCGGAAGCGCGGTCATCAACAACAGCAGATCCACTCTCGCCGGTTACAATTCAACCTCTGGAACGATCAACTTCGCAGCAGACTGGACGGGAAGCTTTCAGAACACGACGGCAAACGCCGCGGCTTGGAAAACAGAACTAACCACAGGCAACTATGAATTGGCTGGCACCCCAATCACCAGCGCCTTGTTTGACGCGAACTTCCAAGTCACCGGAGACACGCTTTCCCTCGTTCCCGAGCCTACGTCCGCAGCCCTGCTCGGCCTTGGTGGATTTGCCTTGATCCTCCGCCGCCGGAAGTGA
- a CDS encoding copper-translocating P-type ATPase yields MALERNPMWKPETKTIYTCPMHPEIEQDHPGDCPICGMPLEPKGVSAEDEDDPAIRDLTRKFWISAALALPVFLLAMGHMIPGLSGLVPKSISKWIEFILTIPVVFWAGGMFFTKAWTSVKTWNLNMFTLIATGVGAAFIYSSVAVLAPGIFPDSFKEHGEVGLYFEAAAVITVLVLLGQLLEARARSRTGQAIEALMGLAAKTAHRLRDGKEEDVPVDEIEKGDLLRIRPGEKVPIDGTITEGGSNIDESMITGEPMPVGKKEGDDVIGATVNQTGTFVMRAEKVGGDTLLSQIVHMVAEAQRSRAPIQKLADTVAGWFVPIVIGSSIVTFILWAVFGPAPAMAFALVNAVSVLIIACPCALGLATPMSIMVGVGRAAQMGILVKNAGAIEITEKVTHLVTDKTGTLTAGKPRVTDTKPAPGTDPKKLIQLAASIEASSEHPLARAIVDEAKEAGHDLLPVTDFQSTTAGGVTGTVDGQTVRIGKSSFLSDIGITIPEDLEKEAATLQGNAKTVVWVAFGSEVAGILAIADPIKESSAEAIRALHALGLKVIMCTGDNRLTAEAVARELGIDEFYAEVVPQDKIDLVKELRKGGAVVAMAGDGINDAPALAEADVGIAMGTGTDVAIESAGITLVKGDLMAISKAIHLSRAVMGNIRQNLFFAFVYNAVGVPIAAGALYPFLGILLSPMIAGAAMSFSSVSVILNALRLRKTPL; encoded by the coding sequence ATGGCGCTGGAGCGGAACCCGATGTGGAAGCCGGAGACGAAAACGATCTACACCTGCCCGATGCACCCGGAGATCGAGCAGGATCATCCCGGCGATTGCCCGATCTGCGGGATGCCGCTGGAGCCGAAAGGCGTTTCCGCAGAGGATGAGGACGATCCCGCGATCCGGGACCTGACCCGGAAGTTCTGGATCTCCGCCGCCCTCGCCCTGCCGGTCTTCCTGCTCGCGATGGGGCACATGATCCCGGGCTTGAGCGGACTTGTTCCGAAGAGCATTTCGAAATGGATCGAATTCATCCTGACGATCCCCGTGGTTTTCTGGGCGGGCGGGATGTTTTTCACCAAGGCATGGACCTCAGTGAAAACGTGGAACCTCAACATGTTCACCCTTATCGCCACCGGAGTCGGCGCGGCGTTCATCTACAGCTCCGTGGCGGTGCTCGCTCCCGGCATTTTTCCCGACTCGTTCAAGGAACACGGCGAGGTCGGGCTCTATTTCGAGGCTGCGGCGGTGATCACCGTGCTGGTGCTGTTAGGGCAGTTGCTAGAGGCGCGGGCACGCAGCCGCACCGGCCAAGCCATCGAGGCGCTCATGGGTCTGGCCGCGAAGACCGCCCACCGTCTCCGCGACGGAAAGGAAGAGGACGTCCCCGTCGATGAGATCGAAAAAGGCGACCTGCTCCGCATCCGCCCCGGCGAAAAGGTTCCCATCGATGGCACCATCACCGAGGGCGGCAGCAACATCGACGAATCCATGATCACCGGCGAGCCCATGCCGGTCGGGAAAAAAGAAGGCGACGACGTCATCGGCGCGACCGTTAACCAGACCGGCACTTTCGTAATGCGTGCGGAAAAGGTCGGCGGCGACACCCTGCTCTCACAAATCGTCCACATGGTCGCCGAGGCGCAGCGCAGCCGTGCTCCGATCCAGAAACTCGCGGATACAGTGGCGGGTTGGTTCGTGCCCATCGTCATCGGCTCGTCCATCGTCACATTCATCCTCTGGGCGGTCTTCGGACCCGCTCCCGCGATGGCCTTCGCCCTGGTCAACGCGGTTTCCGTCCTCATCATCGCCTGCCCGTGCGCGCTCGGGCTTGCCACGCCGATGTCGATCATGGTCGGAGTCGGCCGCGCCGCGCAGATGGGGATCCTCGTGAAAAACGCCGGGGCGATCGAGATCACGGAAAAAGTCACCCACCTCGTCACCGACAAGACCGGCACCCTCACCGCCGGGAAGCCCCGCGTCACCGATACGAAACCAGCACCCGGCACCGATCCGAAAAAACTCATCCAGCTCGCCGCGTCCATCGAGGCCAGCAGCGAGCATCCCCTCGCCCGCGCCATCGTCGATGAAGCGAAGGAAGCGGGGCACGACTTGCTTCCCGTCACCGATTTCCAATCCACCACCGCAGGCGGCGTCACCGGCACCGTCGATGGACAGACCGTCCGGATCGGGAAATCCAGCTTCCTTTCCGACATCGGAATCACCATCCCCGAGGATCTGGAAAAGGAAGCCGCCACCCTCCAGGGAAACGCCAAGACCGTCGTCTGGGTCGCTTTCGGCAGCGAGGTCGCAGGCATACTCGCCATCGCGGATCCGATCAAGGAAAGCAGTGCCGAGGCGATCCGCGCCCTCCATGCCCTGGGCCTAAAAGTCATCATGTGCACAGGCGACAACCGCCTCACCGCCGAAGCCGTCGCCCGCGAGTTGGGCATCGATGAGTTTTACGCGGAGGTCGTCCCTCAGGACAAGATCGACCTTGTGAAAGAGCTCAGGAAGGGCGGGGCCGTCGTCGCCATGGCAGGCGATGGCATCAACGACGCGCCCGCCCTCGCCGAGGCGGACGTGGGCATCGCCATGGGCACCGGAACCGATGTCGCCATCGAGAGCGCGGGCATCACCCTCGTGAAAGGCGATCTCATGGCCATCTCCAAAGCCATCCACCTCAGCCGCGCCGTCATGGGCAACATCCGCCAGAACCTCTTCTTTGCCTTCGTCTACAACGCCGTCGGCGTCCCCATCGCCGCCGGCGCCCTCTATCCATTCCTTGGAATCCTCCTCAGCCCCATGATCGCGGGTGCGGCGATGAGCTTTTCCTCCGTCTCAGTGATATTGAACGCCCTGAGGCTCAGAAAAACTCCGCTGTGA